The genomic region TCATTTCCGGGGGCTTGGGCAAGCCCAGAATATCCAGCATGGTGGGGGCAATGTCTTGCAGGCTGCCGCCATTTCTTAATTTAGCCCCTTTATACCGGTCATCTACCAGGATAAAGGGTACCGGGGAAGTGGTATGGGCGGTATAGGCCCCGCCGTGTTCATCTCTCATCTTGTCGGCGTTGCCGTGATCCCCCGTAATAATGACGGTACCGGACTTTTCCAACATGGCCTCGGCAATCCTCCCAATGCACTTGTCCACCGTAGTAATGGCCGCTTCGGTGGCTTGCAGGTCGCCGGTATGACCTACCATATCGGGGTTAGCAAAGTTGGTAATAATCACATCATATTGCCCGGAATTTAGACGCTCCAGGAAGGTATCGGTGATCTCATAGGCCGACATTTCCGGCTTTAAATCATAGGTGGCCACTTTGGGTGAGGGGATCAATATCCTTTCTTCACCCGGGTTGGCTGCCTCCACACCGCCATTAAAGAAGAAGGTAACGTGGGCGTATTTCTCCGTTTCGGCCAGCCGCAGCTGCTTAAGTCCGTGCTTACTAAGCCATTCACCCAGGGTGTTAACCAGCTTGGCCGGGGGAAAGGCCACCGGCGCCTCAATGGTCTTATCATATTGGGTCATACACACAAAATGTACTCTGGGCCGCCCGGGACCCCGGTCAAAACCGGTGAAATCTTCATCCACAAAGGCCCGGGTAATTTGTCTGGCCCGGTCGGGTCGGAAATTGACAAAGATTACCGAGTCTCCGTCAGCAACTTTAGCCACCGGTTGTTTTTGATCATCTGTAATAATGGTGGGCTTGATAAATTCATCGGTTTCGCCCCGCTCATAGCCCACATCAATGGCCTCCACCGGTGAGTTGGCCTGCAGACCTTCACTATAGACCAGGGCCCGGTAGGCCAGTTCGGTACGTTCCCAGCGGCGGTCCCGGTCCATGGCGTAGTAGCGCCCGGACACTGTAGCCACTTGTCCCACACCAATTTCCTTCATCTTAGTCAACAGGACATTCATATAGCTCTTAGCGCTGGAAGGCGGTACATCCCGCCCGTCTAAAAAGGCATGAAAATAGACCCTGCTGAGGCCCTCCTGCCGGGCCAGTTTCAGGGTGGCAAAAATATGCCGGATGTGACTGTGCACTCCCCCGTCCGAAAGCAAACCCATAATGTGCAATGCAGTTTGCCGTTCCTTGGCGTTGCGCACCGCCTTTAACAACTCTTCGTTTTGAAAAAAATCTCCGTCCTTGATGGCCTTGGTAATCCGGGTCAATTCCTGATACACCACGCGCCCGGCACCGATGTTTAAATGACCCACCTCGGAATTGCCCATCTGCCCTTCCGGCAGTCCCACGGCCTCACCGGAACATGTCAGAATGGTGGTGGGATAGGTGGCCATCAATTTCTTAATATGAGAGGTGTCTGCCAGGGCAATGGCATTGCCGTCTCTATTTTGACTAACCCCCCAGCCGTCCATGATAATAAGCGCCAGGGGTCGCTGCTCAGTCTTCAAATCCGGAACCTCCTACTAATATTGAAGTTCAATGGGTGAGGTTAAAGAGAATTTTCAATAATCCCCTTAAAGTCCTCCACTTTTAGGCTGGCACCACCCACCAGGGCCCCGTCAATATCCGGTTGGGACATTAATCCCCTGGCGTTGCCGGGTTTGACACTGCCGCCGTATTGGATGCGTACGGCTTCGGCGGCGGATTGGCCGAACTCCTGGGCAATTACCTGGCGGATGTACCGGTTCACCTGCTGGGCGTCCTGGTCAGAGGCTGTTTTACCGGTACCAATGGCCCAGACCGGTTCATAGGCAATAACCAAACCGGCCACCTGTTCCGGGCTCAAGTCCGCCAGGGCACCCCTGGTTTGGGTTGCCACCACTTGTTCAGTGGCATTGGCCTCCCGCTGGGCTAAAGTTTCGCCCACACAAACAATGGGCACCAGGCCATGCTCCAGAGCCGCCTTTACCTTTTTATTAACTGTTTCATCGGTCTCGCCAAAATACTGCCGGCGCTCCGAGTGACCCAGCACCACGTATTTGCAGCCGATTTCTTTCAGCATTAATGGGGAAATCTCGCCGGTAAAGGCTCCTTGATTTTCCCAGTGCATATTTTGGGCGGCCAGGGCAATGGAACTACCCTTTAATGCTTCGGCCACCGGCGCCAGGGCGGTAAAGGGCGGGCAAACCACCACTTCCACCGGGACACTGGCCACCTGTTGTTTTAGTTCCTGCACAAAGCTTACCGCTTCACTAACGGTTTTATGCATTTTCCAGTTTCCTGCGATAATCATTTGACGCACGGGAACACCCCCTATTTCACATGCGAGAAGTGAGAGACCCTTTGATGCTGCCTCTCACTTCCAATAGATCCCTATTTATTTTATACCCTAACGATTTCCAGGTCCACCTGTTTTTATTTATCTTGCAGGGCGGCTACACCGGGCAGCTCTTTGCCCTCTAAGAACTCCAGGGAAGCCCCGCCACCGGTGGAGATGTGGGTAATCTTGTCTGCTACACCTGTTTTATTTACCGCAGCCACGGAGTCGCCGCCACCCACAATGGTGGTGGCGTTAGAGTTGGCCAGAGCTCTGGCCACTGCCTCGGTGCCCTTGGCAAAGGGTTCCATTTCAAATACACCCATGGGTCCGTTCCACACCACGGTGGCTGCTTTTTGCACAACTGCCGCAAACTTTTCGGCACTGGCCGGGCCAATATCCAGTACCATCCAATCGTCCGGGATTTCTGCCACCGGCACCACCTTTTGCCGGGCGGTGGGTTCCATGGCCAGGGCCACCACCACATCAGTGGGCAGCAGCAAATCCACACCCCGGGATTTGGCCCGCTCCATCAATTCCCTGGCTAAATCCACCTTGTCCTGTTCCAACAGGGATTTGCCTACATTGTAGCCCTGGGCCTTAAGGAAGGTGTTGGCCATACCGCCGCCAATAATTAAAGAATCTACCTTGGTTAACAGGTTTTCAATAACCCCAATCTTATCTGATACCTTGGCTCCGCCAATGATGGCCACGAAGGGCCGTTCGGGGTTGGTCACAGCCTTACCCAGCATTTCCAGTTCCTTCTCCATCAGGAAGCCGGCCACACCGGGCAGATATTCAGCAATCCCGGCAGTTGAGGCGTGGGCCCGGTGGGCGGCACCAAAGGCGTCGTTTACATAGACATCCGCCAGCTGGGCCAGCTGCCGGGCATATTTTTCATCGTTTTTGGTTTCTTCGGCATGGAAGCGCACGTTCTCCAGCAGCAATACATCGCCGGGTTGCATATTGGCAATGGCCTGCTGGGGTTCCGGCCCCACCGACTCGTTAACCTTGATAACTTCTTTACCCAGTAATTCAGACAATCTTTTAGCCACCGGGGTTAAGCGGTATTTCTCCACCACTTCCCCCTTGGGACGTCCCAGGTGGGAGGCCAGGATTACCTTGGCCCCCTGATCTATGAGATATTGAATGGTGGGCAATGCTTTTCTAATTCTGGTATCATCGGTTATTTTATCCCCATCCAGGGGGACATTAAAGTCCACCCGCACAAAAACCCTTTTTCCTTTAACATCAATATCCCTAACAGACTTTTTGGCCATGTTTTTTTACAACCCCTTTTCAGCCATCATTAAAGCCAGATCCAGTACCCGGTTGGAATAACCCCACTCGTTGTCATACCAGGCTATTACCTTGGCCATATTGCCTTCCAAAACCATGGTGGACAGTCCATCTACGATGGAGGAATGGGGGTTACCGTTAAAGTCCCTGGAAACCAGCGGTAAGGGGTTGAAATCCAGAATACCCTTCAATTGACCCTCAGCGGCAGCCTTTAAGGTGGCGTTAATTTCTTCTGCAGTGGTGGACTGGGCCAGTTCGCAAACCAGGTCTACCACAGAAACGTTGGGTGTAGGCACCCGCATGGCAAAACCGTTCAGTTTACCCTTCAACTCAGGCAACACCAGAGCCACAGCCTTAGCTGCACCGGTGGTGGTGGGAATGATGGACATACCGGCAGCCCGGGCCCGGCGCAGATCCTTGTGGGGCAGGTCTAAAATCTGCTGGTCGTTGGTATAGGAGTGTACGGTGGTCATGAGGCCTTTGACAATACCAAAATTATCGTTCAATACCTTGGCTATGGGAGCCAGGCAGTTGGTGGTGCAGGATGCGTTGGAAACAATGTGGTGTTTAGCCGGATCATAGGTATGGTCGTTAACCCCCATCACGAAAGTAGCATCCACATCTTTACCAGGGGCGGTGATAATTACCTTTTTAGCACCGGCCTGCAGGTGCTTGGCGGCATCGGCAGCTTTGGTAAACCGTCCGGTTGATTCAATAACAATGTCTACGCCCAATTCACCCCAGGGCAGTTTGGCCGGATCAGCCTCCGCGTAAACTTTAATTTCCTTACCGTTAATGATAATGGTATCTTCGGTGGCGGATACATCGGCATTTAAAACACCATGTACTGAGTCATACTTCAACAGGTGGGCCAGGGTTTGGGCATAGGTCAGGTCGTTGATGGCCTTAAAGTCCAGGCGGCGGGATTTGTGGTTAACAATGGCTACTTCAAATTCGTCCCGTTCAATGGCACAGCGTAATACGTTACGCCCAATACGTCCAAAACCGTTTATACCTACCTTAACAGTCATTTGTTCCCCCACTCCTTCTTAATTTTTAGTATGTCACATTAATTAGATCATATTAAATTGTATGTCTTATTACATAAAATGTTTCAACATATTTTTGCATATCCCTGCCGCCCACATGACATTTTTAAATTTTATTTCTAATATCTTTTCCTCCTGTTAGTAGCCGGTATACCTAATTCATCCCGGTATTTGGTTATCGTCCGGCGGGAGATGGTGATTCCCCTCTGGCTAAACAATTCGGCGATTTTCTGGTCACTTAAGGGAGCGGACGGGTCTTCCTGCTGAATAATTTCTTGCAAAATCTTTTTTAAACTTTCGGCGGAAACCTGCGTGCCGCTGGCGCCGCTGAGCCCGGTGGAGAAGAAATACTTCATTTCAAAGACACCCTGGGGTGTCTGTATGTATTTATTGGAGGTGGCTCGGCTGACCGTGGACTCATGCACTCCGATCAGGTCCGCTACCTTTCTGAGGTTCAGGGGCTTTAGATATTTAACCCCGTGATCTAAGAAGTCGCGCTGCAGCTCCACCAGGCAGTTAGCAACTTTATATAAAGTAAGCCGACGTTGCTCGATACTGCGAATGAGCCAGGCCGCCGAGTTTAGTTTTTCCTCCACAAAGCGCTTCGTATCCGGGTCAGCGGAACTATTTTTAGCCAATACCTGGCGGTAAGTATTGTTAATAGACAGGCGGGGTATGGCCACATCATTGACTAAGATGACGTACTGGTCAGCCACTTTTTCCACCACCACATCCGGTATAATGTACCGGGTATCGTTGGCATTACTGAAATTGCGGCCAGGCTTGGGCTCCAATTTTTTTAAAATATCAGCAGCCTCTTGAATCTCCTGGGGGGAAACATTTAGTTTAGCGGCAATTTTGGATAACTTACCTGCGGCCAGGTCAGATAAATGATCCGCAATCAGTATTCTTACCAGGGGGTTGTCTTCCCCCAGCAGATCCAGTTGAATATTGAGACACTCCTGCAGATCCCGGGCGCCCACCCCCGGCGGATCGAAGCTTTGCAATACTTTTAAAGCCTCCTCCAATTTAGGGAGACCCACCTTTAACTGCTGGTTGGCTTCGGCCAGGCTGATGGCCAGGTAACCCCTGGCATCAACGTTACCAATTAAATATTCAACCACCGGCCTTAAATCCCCGGCTGTCTTGCTTAAGCCCAGCTGAAACATCAGGTGATCGGTTAAAGTGGGCGCCTGACTGACAAACTGCTCATAATTGGGCTGCTCCGCAATTTCCCTTTGCCCCCGACCGGGACTTACCCCCAAATCACTCCGGTCTTCAAAATATTCCAGCCAATCGGGGTCAAAATCCTTTTTATCTGCCTCAATCCCCATATCTCCCTGGCCGCCGGTTTCTTCCCCCCGCTCCAGGTCATTATCCCGCATTTCCAGCAGAGGATTTTCCAATACCTGGGCCTCTACATATTCAGTCAGCTCCATAGAAGACATCTGCAATACAGTGATGGCCTGGCGTAGTTCCGGGGTCATTATTAACTTTTGGGTCTGTTCTAAATTTAGACCAAAGTCCATGCGCAAGATCCATCACTCCCCCTAGTTTAACCAGCAGAGGTTAAGAAAATTGAAGAAAATAAGACAATTAAATATGTAACACCGCTCTTATACTAAATTCCACCGTTTAAAGTTTATGTGCTGAATCAAAAGCAGCAGGGCGCACAACAGGGTCAACACAACCGCCGCTGTCTCAGCCACCACCAGTTGGCTTTCAGCAAATAAGTATGGATGCAAGTTTAATGTATAATCCATTAGGTCATTGAGGACCAACCACCCCACCGTCAACAGCATGGCCGCCCGGGGGGCTGACCAGCCGCGCAGATAGGCCCATCCCTGGAGTACCATGCCCAGGTGGGAAACCCACAGCATTATCTGCTCCGGTTCCACCGACCCGCCAATATACCAATACTGGCTGATGATATAAACAGCCCACAAACCGTATTTAATACAGGCCACCCCGGCCAGAGCCCGCAATATGGCCGGGCGTGAGCCCAGCAAACCGGCCAGCAAAAGCAGACTTAAGAAGGTTGTTGCTAACGGGCTGTCCGGAACCACCGGCCAAAAAACCGGCGGGGTGGCGGCCAATTGTTGGTGATACCAGTAGAAACCATATAAAGAACCGGCAATGTTGATAACCAGCAAAGGCACCGTAAACCTGGCCTGCCAGGGGTTAGCCCAAAATTGCTGCCACAACTTAATCAGTTGACCCATCCGGGGCAACTCCTTTCCTGCCTTTATCCACTACCCTGGCCGGCACCCCGGCCGCCAGGGCCCCCGGGGGAATATCCCGGTTCACCAGGGCCCCGGCACCAACTCTGGCCCCATCGCCAATAATTACCCCCGGTAAGATGGTGACATTGGCCCCGATCAACACATGGGAACCGATCTGCACCGGCCCCCGGCGAAATTCCGATACCAAAAATTCATGGGTAAGAATGGTTGTATTATATCCAATTATGGTATTAGCACCGATAGTAATTAACTCCGGAAATAAAACGTCCGGCATTACCGCTAAGCCCACGGAGGCCCGGGGGCCCACCTGCATACCCAGCAGCTTGCGCAAGAGAAAAGCTTTTAGGCCCAGAAAAGGTAAATAGCGGGAAATGGTAATCACTACAAAGTTAAAGCATACCCGCAAGGGGTTAGCCACTCGGTACCAATATTGCATCGAATTGACATCTTCCGACAATTTGATGGTTTCTACGCGCCGCATAATTATCCTTCCATTTGTTTCAACAACTTACCAATATCATGTACTGCCCCGTCCACAGCGTAAATGGTGCGGACGCCACTTAATCCCTCCACATAAGCAGCCATCTTGGGCCGCAAATCCTCGGGCCGCAGGCAGCAATGGTTAAAATGGGTCAAAAAACAAAGTTTAACTTTACCGTCTTTTAACAGGTGGGGCAGACCCAATGTGGTAATGTGCCGGTGGGCATAGACATTATGACCGGTGACGTTGGCAATCAATACATCCACCTGACTGAAACATTCCTTAATATCTCGCCGGTAATCCACAATATCAATCATATCCATGATGGGGCCTCGCACCGGCATTTCCTTGATCCCGTCCGGGCTGGCATAACTTTTGATATAATTAGTATCACTGGTATAACCAATAGTAATACTACCGGTCTTTAAGATAAATCCATAATTTTCCTCAGCGTGGTGTACCGGCACCGGCATAATAGTGGCACCCTTAATGGTTACCGGATTAAATGACTGCAAGGGAATCACCGTGGGCCCCCCTTTATAGCCCATCTTGGTGGGCTGTAAACCCTGGTGATACTTGCTTAGCAACCGATCCCGTTCTAACACCTGCCCGGGAGCCAGCAAATAGCCCCGGCGGGAAAACATGCCCCAGCACATTCCTTCTATCACCGCTTCGGCCCCGGCGTAATGGTCCAGGTGACCGTGGGATACATAGACACCGTCAATGGTGCCCAGGTCAATACCGGCCTGTTCCGCCCGCACCACCGCCCCCGGTCCCGGATCCACATAGAGGCGAAGCCCATCTGCCACCAAAATAAATCCCGCCGTATGCGGCACCTGGCTGAAAACAGCCTCGGGGTTACCCCCGGTGCCTAAAAATGTGACGGTTACCCCCGGTGGCGGCGGTGCCGGTTCATCCCGGTTGCGCCATTTACTAAAGGACTCCGCCGCAGCCCGGCTGGTCTTTTGGCGCAGTTCCTGATCAATGTTCCTTAAATTCATCTTGAATCTTCCTTGCCCGAACCTTTTCCGCTAAACGCTCCAACTTGCGCAACCGGTGATTGACCCCGGATTTGCCAATGGGAGGGTTCCATAGTTCC from Desulfotomaculum nigrificans DSM 574 harbors:
- the gpmI gene encoding 2,3-bisphosphoglycerate-independent phosphoglycerate mutase translates to MKTEQRPLALIIMDGWGVSQNRDGNAIALADTSHIKKLMATYPTTILTCSGEAVGLPEGQMGNSEVGHLNIGAGRVVYQELTRITKAIKDGDFFQNEELLKAVRNAKERQTALHIMGLLSDGGVHSHIRHIFATLKLARQEGLSRVYFHAFLDGRDVPPSSAKSYMNVLLTKMKEIGVGQVATVSGRYYAMDRDRRWERTELAYRALVYSEGLQANSPVEAIDVGYERGETDEFIKPTIITDDQKQPVAKVADGDSVIFVNFRPDRARQITRAFVDEDFTGFDRGPGRPRVHFVCMTQYDKTIEAPVAFPPAKLVNTLGEWLSKHGLKQLRLAETEKYAHVTFFFNGGVEAANPGEERILIPSPKVATYDLKPEMSAYEITDTFLERLNSGQYDVIITNFANPDMVGHTGDLQATEAAITTVDKCIGRIAEAMLEKSGTVIITGDHGNADKMRDEHGGAYTAHTTSPVPFILVDDRYKGAKLRNGGSLQDIAPTMLDILGLPKPPEMTGESLLKSQG
- the tpiA gene encoding triose-phosphate isomerase encodes the protein MRQMIIAGNWKMHKTVSEAVSFVQELKQQVASVPVEVVVCPPFTALAPVAEALKGSSIALAAQNMHWENQGAFTGEISPLMLKEIGCKYVVLGHSERRQYFGETDETVNKKVKAALEHGLVPIVCVGETLAQREANATEQVVATQTRGALADLSPEQVAGLVIAYEPVWAIGTGKTASDQDAQQVNRYIRQVIAQEFGQSAAEAVRIQYGGSVKPGNARGLMSQPDIDGALVGGASLKVEDFKGIIENSL
- a CDS encoding phosphoglycerate kinase, with translation MAKKSVRDIDVKGKRVFVRVDFNVPLDGDKITDDTRIRKALPTIQYLIDQGAKVILASHLGRPKGEVVEKYRLTPVAKRLSELLGKEVIKVNESVGPEPQQAIANMQPGDVLLLENVRFHAEETKNDEKYARQLAQLADVYVNDAFGAAHRAHASTAGIAEYLPGVAGFLMEKELEMLGKAVTNPERPFVAIIGGAKVSDKIGVIENLLTKVDSLIIGGGMANTFLKAQGYNVGKSLLEQDKVDLARELMERAKSRGVDLLLPTDVVVALAMEPTARQKVVPVAEIPDDWMVLDIGPASAEKFAAVVQKAATVVWNGPMGVFEMEPFAKGTEAVARALANSNATTIVGGGDSVAAVNKTGVADKITHISTGGGASLEFLEGKELPGVAALQDK
- the gap gene encoding type I glyceraldehyde-3-phosphate dehydrogenase translates to MTVKVGINGFGRIGRNVLRCAIERDEFEVAIVNHKSRRLDFKAINDLTYAQTLAHLLKYDSVHGVLNADVSATEDTIIINGKEIKVYAEADPAKLPWGELGVDIVIESTGRFTKAADAAKHLQAGAKKVIITAPGKDVDATFVMGVNDHTYDPAKHHIVSNASCTTNCLAPIAKVLNDNFGIVKGLMTTVHSYTNDQQILDLPHKDLRRARAAGMSIIPTTTGAAKAVALVLPELKGKLNGFAMRVPTPNVSVVDLVCELAQSTTAEEINATLKAAAEGQLKGILDFNPLPLVSRDFNGNPHSSIVDGLSTMVLEGNMAKVIAWYDNEWGYSNRVLDLALMMAEKGL
- the rpoN gene encoding RNA polymerase factor sigma-54, yielding MRMDFGLNLEQTQKLIMTPELRQAITVLQMSSMELTEYVEAQVLENPLLEMRDNDLERGEETGGQGDMGIEADKKDFDPDWLEYFEDRSDLGVSPGRGQREIAEQPNYEQFVSQAPTLTDHLMFQLGLSKTAGDLRPVVEYLIGNVDARGYLAISLAEANQQLKVGLPKLEEALKVLQSFDPPGVGARDLQECLNIQLDLLGEDNPLVRILIADHLSDLAAGKLSKIAAKLNVSPQEIQEAADILKKLEPKPGRNFSNANDTRYIIPDVVVEKVADQYVILVNDVAIPRLSINNTYRQVLAKNSSADPDTKRFVEEKLNSAAWLIRSIEQRRLTLYKVANCLVELQRDFLDHGVKYLKPLNLRKVADLIGVHESTVSRATSNKYIQTPQGVFEMKYFFSTGLSGASGTQVSAESLKKILQEIIQQEDPSAPLSDQKIAELFSQRGITISRRTITKYRDELGIPATNRRKRY
- a CDS encoding DUF1405 domain-containing protein, which encodes MGQLIKLWQQFWANPWQARFTVPLLVINIAGSLYGFYWYHQQLAATPPVFWPVVPDSPLATTFLSLLLLAGLLGSRPAILRALAGVACIKYGLWAVYIISQYWYIGGSVEPEQIMLWVSHLGMVLQGWAYLRGWSAPRAAMLLTVGWLVLNDLMDYTLNLHPYLFAESQLVVAETAAVVLTLLCALLLLIQHINFKRWNLV
- a CDS encoding acyltransferase, which codes for MRRVETIKLSEDVNSMQYWYRVANPLRVCFNFVVITISRYLPFLGLKAFLLRKLLGMQVGPRASVGLAVMPDVLFPELITIGANTIIGYNTTILTHEFLVSEFRRGPVQIGSHVLIGANVTILPGVIIGDGARVGAGALVNRDIPPGALAAGVPARVVDKGRKGVAPDGSTD
- a CDS encoding MBL fold metallo-hydrolase; translation: MNLRNIDQELRQKTSRAAAESFSKWRNRDEPAPPPPGVTVTFLGTGGNPEAVFSQVPHTAGFILVADGLRLYVDPGPGAVVRAEQAGIDLGTIDGVYVSHGHLDHYAGAEAVIEGMCWGMFSRRGYLLAPGQVLERDRLLSKYHQGLQPTKMGYKGGPTVIPLQSFNPVTIKGATIMPVPVHHAEENYGFILKTGSITIGYTSDTNYIKSYASPDGIKEMPVRGPIMDMIDIVDYRRDIKECFSQVDVLIANVTGHNVYAHRHITTLGLPHLLKDGKVKLCFLTHFNHCCLRPEDLRPKMAAYVEGLSGVRTIYAVDGAVHDIGKLLKQMEG